In Campylobacter mucosalis, a single window of DNA contains:
- the holA gene encoding DNA polymerase III subunit delta yields the protein MYRRELENNLISNKISNHFLLFGADEYQIELFAKEILAIYVNQDSNLMSMYFDEYDFETAKSHLSENSLFGGDNVLHIKNDKKIPAKELKELVGLSIKDSSKKILFEFYEADMKNILDAQKIFGQNFARFFKPSTPDEAVDLLSRSASKIGLNITRNALYELFFIHNENLYLAASELQKLSSLNAHIDQDMIRQLVFGLGGVSFDDFFNKLVSLKDIRGDFFIYEQDLNFNEILLINSLYKAFFRLFKLHSYVKINGRFDVKQTLGYAPPKNIEDALKKQSLSLKIQTYTDIFVALNLAEFELKTNSKLQKSIYLLSTLLNLQNIISTANIK from the coding sequence ATGTATAGACGTGAGCTTGAAAATAATTTAATATCAAATAAAATTTCAAACCATTTTTTGCTTTTTGGGGCTGATGAGTATCAGATTGAGCTTTTTGCAAAGGAAATTTTGGCTATTTACGTAAATCAAGACTCAAATTTGATGAGTATGTATTTTGATGAGTATGATTTTGAAACTGCCAAATCGCATTTGTCTGAGAATTCTTTATTTGGCGGAGATAATGTTTTACACATAAAAAATGATAAAAAGATACCCGCAAAAGAGCTAAAGGAGCTTGTCGGGCTATCTATTAAAGATAGTAGTAAGAAAATTTTGTTTGAATTTTATGAAGCTGATATGAAAAATATCTTAGACGCTCAGAAAATTTTCGGGCAAAATTTTGCTAGATTTTTTAAGCCTTCTACTCCAGATGAGGCTGTTGATTTGCTAAGCAGAAGTGCTTCTAAGATTGGGCTAAACATCACTAGAAACGCACTCTATGAGCTTTTTTTTATCCACAATGAAAATTTATACCTAGCAGCAAGTGAACTGCAAAAGCTTTCTAGTTTAAATGCTCATATTGATCAAGATATGATAAGACAGCTTGTTTTTGGGCTTGGTGGTGTTAGTTTTGATGATTTTTTTAATAAATTAGTGTCGTTAAAAGATATAAGGGGCGACTTTTTTATCTATGAGCAGGATCTAAATTTTAATGAAATTTTACTCATAAATTCTCTCTATAAAGCCTTTTTTAGGCTTTTTAAACTTCACTCATATGTAAAAATAAATGGTCGATTTGACGTAAAACAAACGCTTGGTTACGCACCTCCAAAAAATATAGAAGATGCCTTAAAAAAGCAGAGTTTGTCACTTAAGATACAAACATACACAGATATCTTTGTAGCCCTAAATTTAGCGGAATTTGAGCTAAAAACAAACTCGAAATTACAAAAGAGTATCTATCTGCTATCAACTCTTTTAAATTTGCAAAATATCATCTCAACAGCAAATATTAAGTAA
- the ilvC gene encoding ketol-acid reductoisomerase: MAVNIYYDKDCDLSLIKSKKVAIIGFGSQGHAHAENLRDSGVKVIIGLAKDGKSWAKAEAKGFEVKSVAEASKEADVVMILTPDELQAEIYKKEIEPNLKDGAAIAFGHGFNVHFGQIKAPVNIDVIMIAPKAPGHTVRSEFIKGGGIPDLIAVEQNASGKAKELALSYASAIGGGRTGIIETTFKDETETDLFGEQAVLCGGLCALVNAGFETLVEAGYEPEMAYFECLHELKLIVDLMYQGGMADMRYSISNTAEYGDYVSGVRVINEDSKKAMKDILKEIQNGTFAKNFVLERTTGYARMNAERGIAERSLLNQTGKKLRAMMPWIAANKIVDQNKN, translated from the coding sequence ATGGCAGTAAATATTTACTACGACAAAGATTGCGATTTAAGCTTAATAAAAAGCAAAAAGGTCGCTATCATCGGCTTTGGCTCACAAGGACACGCACACGCTGAAAATTTAAGAGATAGCGGCGTAAAGGTCATCATCGGACTTGCTAAGGACGGTAAAAGCTGGGCAAAAGCAGAGGCAAAAGGCTTTGAAGTAAAAAGCGTAGCAGAGGCTAGCAAAGAAGCTGACGTAGTGATGATTTTAACGCCTGATGAGCTTCAAGCTGAAATTTATAAAAAAGAGATTGAGCCAAATTTAAAAGACGGCGCGGCTATCGCATTTGGACACGGATTTAACGTGCATTTTGGGCAAATTAAAGCACCAGTAAACATTGACGTTATAATGATAGCTCCAAAAGCACCAGGACACACGGTAAGAAGTGAGTTTATAAAGGGTGGCGGGATACCTGATTTAATCGCTGTTGAGCAAAATGCAAGTGGTAAAGCAAAAGAGTTAGCCCTAAGCTACGCAAGTGCGATAGGTGGTGGCAGAACCGGCATTATTGAAACAACATTTAAAGACGAAACGGAAACAGATCTATTTGGCGAACAAGCTGTGCTTTGCGGCGGACTTTGTGCATTAGTAAATGCTGGATTTGAGACCCTTGTAGAGGCTGGATATGAGCCTGAAATGGCATATTTTGAGTGCTTACACGAGCTAAAACTAATCGTTGATCTAATGTATCAAGGCGGTATGGCTGATATGCGTTACTCTATCTCAAATACTGCTGAATACGGCGATTACGTAAGTGGCGTAAGAGTAATAAACGAAGATAGCAAAAAGGCGATGAAAGATATTTTAAAAGAGATTCAAAACGGCACATTTGCTAAAAATTTCGTCCTTGAAAGAACGACTGGATATGCTAGAATGAACGCTGAGCGTGGCATTGCTGAAAGAAGCCTGCTAAATCAAACTGGCAAAAAACTTCGTGCGATGATGCCGTGGATAGCAGCAAATAAAATCGTAGATCAAAACAAAAACTAA
- a CDS encoding RNB domain-containing ribonuclease — MKEFLSSLLNGVKERDISSKNREILRNLINVNALSQHKDKFYLNNGFVCGRLDISSNGTGYLNAFDPHFKQDIIIENKNLNNSHYGDIVLAKLLKTKKKRDSAKVVMSLKLANETSVVYTKFFGQAVLGVNLKTGLSTTLKASQKSLKALPIGTLLKINNLNGDIVEVLGNINDPFSDEKISLAIYNKNSNFNEACENQALAWGDEVDVDLYKNRVDLRSLEFCTIDPVHAKDFDDAIYFDEKNLEIYVAIADVSEYVNPYTPIDSEAKNRGFSIYFPHIAIPMLPRALSENICSLKPNVPRLAFCFKISLDRDLNVIKEELFEAIILSKRRFNYDEIDRVLEGKEDTQISWIKPLFKVTQKLRKMRLVNAFDFRTSELRMTLGDNAEILETNYEVDTSSHQLVEDCMLLANKAAAKRIKKGVFRNHAPADIKKIHNLLEDLALLGIEAVYEADMAKMIRKIQTKADEIGNREEVDKLIIKAQKKAEYSSENLGHFGLGFDRYTHFTSPIRRYSDLILHRILKAGLNKDEKLLNYLLLNISDTCVNLSELEREADKVSYDFMDRKFARWAKENLNREFKCYISENQNVTTARLDDELKGARIFIVGFTCELLTPVLVRITEVDIPGAKIFGKVVRKLEK; from the coding sequence GTGAAGGAGTTTCTCTCATCTTTATTAAATGGCGTTAAAGAGAGAGATATCTCTAGTAAAAATAGAGAAATTTTAAGAAATTTAATAAACGTAAACGCACTTAGCCAACATAAAGATAAATTTTATCTAAATAATGGCTTTGTGTGTGGACGACTTGACATTAGTTCAAATGGCACTGGCTATTTAAACGCATTTGATCCACACTTTAAGCAAGACATAATAATAGAAAATAAAAATTTAAACAACTCTCACTACGGCGATATCGTCCTTGCAAAGCTTTTAAAAACAAAGAAAAAACGAGATAGTGCTAAAGTTGTAATGAGCCTGAAACTGGCAAACGAAACAAGCGTGGTTTATACAAAATTTTTTGGACAGGCTGTTTTGGGTGTAAATTTAAAAACAGGTCTTAGCACCACCCTAAAGGCATCGCAAAAAAGCCTAAAAGCATTGCCGATTGGAACTTTACTAAAGATAAACAATCTAAATGGAGATATAGTTGAAGTTTTAGGAAACATAAACGATCCGTTTAGCGATGAGAAAATTTCACTTGCTATATACAATAAAAATAGCAATTTTAATGAAGCTTGTGAAAATCAGGCTTTAGCCTGGGGCGATGAAGTTGATGTGGATTTGTATAAAAACAGGGTTGATTTAAGGTCGCTTGAGTTTTGTACGATTGATCCGGTTCACGCAAAGGACTTTGATGACGCTATTTATTTTGATGAAAAAAATCTTGAAATTTACGTAGCTATAGCTGATGTAAGCGAATATGTAAATCCATACACACCAATAGATAGCGAGGCAAAAAACAGGGGATTTTCTATCTACTTTCCGCACATTGCCATACCGATGTTGCCTAGGGCGCTTAGTGAAAATATCTGCTCTTTAAAGCCAAATGTCCCGCGTCTTGCGTTTTGTTTTAAAATTTCTCTTGATAGGGATTTAAATGTTATCAAAGAGGAGCTTTTTGAAGCAATAATCTTATCAAAAAGAAGGTTTAACTACGATGAGATCGATAGAGTTTTAGAAGGTAAAGAGGACACTCAAATATCGTGGATAAAGCCACTTTTTAAAGTCACTCAAAAGCTTAGAAAAATGCGATTAGTAAACGCCTTTGACTTTAGAACTAGTGAGTTAAGGATGACGCTAGGCGATAATGCAGAAATTTTAGAGACAAATTACGAAGTTGATACTAGTTCTCATCAGCTAGTTGAGGATTGTATGCTTTTAGCAAACAAGGCTGCCGCAAAACGTATAAAAAAAGGTGTTTTTAGAAACCACGCTCCAGCCGATATTAAAAAGATCCACAATCTCCTTGAAGACCTTGCTTTGCTTGGTATTGAAGCTGTCTATGAGGCTGATATGGCTAAAATGATTAGAAAAATTCAAACCAAGGCCGATGAGATTGGCAATAGAGAAGAGGTTGATAAGCTTATTATCAAAGCTCAAAAAAAGGCTGAGTATAGTAGTGAAAATTTAGGACACTTTGGACTTGGTTTTGATAGATACACTCATTTTACAAGCCCGATACGAAGGTATTCAGATCTCATATTGCATAGAATTTTAAAAGCAGGGCTTAATAAAGATGAGAAGCTTTTAAACTATCTACTACTTAACATTAGTGACACTTGCGTTAATCTTAGTGAGCTTGAAAGAGAGGCAGATAAGGTCTCTTATGACTTTATGGATCGTAAATTTGCTCGTTGGGCCAAGGAGAATTTAAACCGTGAGTTTAAGTGCTACATAAGCGAAAATCAAAATGTAACGACGGCAAGGCTTGATGATGAGCTAAAAGGTGCTAGAATTTTTATTGTTGGCTTTACCTGTGAGCTTCTTACGCCTGTTTTGGTTAGGATTACTGAAGTTGATATACCTGGTGCTAAAATTTTTGGAAAAGTAGTAAGAAAGCTTGAAAAATAA
- a CDS encoding HDOD domain-containing protein, translating to MNESIYKKIKTLPPLDDTVIRIQRLCADENSSVSDLTSVVEKDPMLTANILHSANSPLYGFSKEVASVARAISLFGMATIRGFALSSAMKKSFDINLDPYGITSHDFLNISIMQNALMYNWYSKIKPRDLEILSPASFMLEIGKIVLANEIVENSMTNSFKDKLKQVTHPSDLASIEIDAMDVSNEEVAAKIFEQWNLENELVGAILYSNNPDDAPKHIKEYSRALRVVKTAINIFSQLDETSIQNTLLLLDEYGFDHDTFLMAVAKVKDNL from the coding sequence ATGAACGAATCAATCTATAAAAAAATCAAAACTTTACCGCCTTTAGACGATACTGTTATAAGAATTCAGCGTCTTTGTGCGGATGAAAATAGCTCTGTAAGCGATCTTACGAGCGTTGTAGAAAAAGACCCAATGCTAACTGCAAATATCCTGCACTCTGCGAATTCTCCGCTTTACGGATTTAGCAAAGAGGTTGCATCTGTTGCTCGTGCTATATCTTTATTTGGCATGGCGACCATTCGTGGCTTTGCTCTATCAAGCGCAATGAAAAAGAGCTTTGATATAAATTTAGACCCTTATGGTATAACTTCTCACGATTTTTTAAACATATCTATTATGCAAAATGCACTTATGTATAACTGGTACTCAAAAATCAAGCCAAGAGATCTTGAAATTTTATCTCCAGCTTCGTTTATGCTAGAGATTGGTAAGATAGTTTTGGCAAATGAAATTGTAGAAAATAGTATGACAAATAGCTTTAAAGATAAGCTAAAACAGGTAACTCATCCTAGTGATCTAGCTTCGATTGAAATAGACGCTATGGATGTTTCAAACGAAGAGGTTGCAGCTAAAATTTTTGAGCAGTGGAATTTGGAGAATGAATTAGTCGGTGCGATACTATACTCAAACAACCCAGATGACGCTCCTAAACATATAAAAGAGTATTCTCGTGCATTAAGAGTTGTAAAAACAGCTATAAATATATTTAGCCAACTTGATGAAACAAGCATTCAAAATACGCTGTTGTTGCTTGATGAGTATGGTTTTGATCACGATACATTCTTAATGGCTGTGGCAAAAGTTAAAGATAATCTGTGA
- a CDS encoding divergent polysaccharide deacetylase family protein has product MTAKKNTKKRTTKSKKSGGRFKIYAVLALFGLLIAGLIYISLKSTPKKEQTSEPKTQKTEQIHILNTKDVIKKEQKNVRQSVKFDKDENLSKIFLDPKSLDETHSLSQKSKPKNNSTKQIIKKEQNTTIIKEIKAEANTSKIKDKIIKKTELDVVFNDTIQIQKEQNLTKKQEIKEIKKPKDEPVYKKIDKKPEPIKQNFKKGKLAIIIDDIGTFSQANFTRSAGVLFTPSIFPSSKDHPDTPKIAKTFKAYMIHLPMQAQNFHSPEADTLKVGDSYETILKKIQKIKQDFPNVKFINNHTGSKFTSSFDAMDRVFKVFEKENLIFIDSKTAPTTKVNEVAKKYGKKYVSRDVFLDDTDNKKMIRVELEKAVKIAQKNGLAIAIGHPRKNTIEVLKNSKDLLQQVELVYLKDIYELYR; this is encoded by the coding sequence TTGACTGCCAAAAAAAATACAAAAAAGCGAACCACCAAAAGCAAAAAAAGCGGTGGTCGCTTTAAAATTTACGCCGTTTTAGCGCTATTTGGACTGCTTATAGCTGGGCTTATTTACATATCTCTTAAAAGTACTCCAAAAAAAGAGCAAACAAGTGAACCTAAAACACAAAAAACAGAGCAGATACACATATTAAACACCAAAGATGTCATAAAAAAAGAGCAAAAAAACGTCAGGCAAAGCGTGAAATTTGATAAAGATGAAAACTTAAGCAAAATTTTCCTTGATCCAAAAAGCCTAGATGAAACTCACTCGCTATCTCAAAAGTCAAAACCTAAAAATAACTCAACCAAACAAATAATCAAAAAAGAGCAAAACACAACAATAATAAAAGAGATAAAAGCTGAAGCAAATACCAGCAAAATAAAAGATAAAATCATTAAAAAAACAGAACTAGACGTAGTTTTTAACGACACGATACAAATACAAAAAGAGCAAAATTTAACAAAAAAGCAAGAGATAAAAGAGATAAAAAAGCCAAAAGATGAGCCAGTTTATAAAAAAATAGATAAAAAGCCAGAGCCAATAAAGCAAAATTTCAAAAAGGGTAAATTAGCCATTATCATCGATGATATTGGGACATTTTCACAAGCAAATTTTACTAGATCTGCTGGTGTATTATTTACCCCATCAATTTTCCCGTCCTCAAAAGATCATCCAGACACACCAAAAATAGCAAAAACATTTAAAGCCTATATGATACACCTACCAATGCAAGCACAAAATTTTCATAGCCCCGAAGCAGACACTCTAAAAGTGGGCGATAGCTACGAAACAATCCTAAAAAAGATACAAAAAATCAAGCAGGATTTCCCAAATGTGAAATTTATCAACAATCACACCGGAAGCAAATTTACTAGCAGTTTTGACGCAATGGATAGAGTTTTTAAAGTATTTGAAAAAGAAAATTTAATCTTCATAGATAGCAAAACCGCGCCAACGACAAAGGTTAATGAAGTCGCCAAAAAATATGGCAAAAAATATGTCAGCAGAGACGTTTTTCTAGATGATACCGATAATAAAAAAATGATAAGAGTAGAGCTTGAAAAAGCCGTCAAAATAGCACAAAAAAACGGTCTTGCAATAGCTATCGGACACCCTCGTAAAAACACGATAGAAGTGCTAAAAAACTCAAAAGATCTACTGCAACAAGTTGAGCTGGTTTATCTAAAGGATATTTATGAACTTTATAGATAA